The Channa argus isolate prfri chromosome 13, Channa argus male v1.0, whole genome shotgun sequence DNA window ATGCCATGAATTATACTTTGATAAGatgatattttcagtttttaaattagaactttcaaaaatgtgataattctGTTTGTTATTGAGGCGGTAAATGATAGGGGCTGccactgttttttaatttgtgtatttctttctaTATCTCAGGATAAAGGATGCAAAATCcatgtgtggtttgtgtgttttatcatcCTCAGGGTTCACAGTGCTGCTCTGACTTGGCAGTATCATTCCATTATGTGGAAGCAGAGCTGATGTACACACTGGAGTATTACACCTACCACCTAAGAGCATATGGGTACTGGCCACGCTACCGACCCTCCCTGGGCCAAAGACTGAGCCTGAGTCCTCTCTCTCAAAATATTGTGACTGTGGGATTTAACAGCATTCGAGACGTAATGGATGGAAAGAGTCACACAACTGCTGCCTTCTCTGTTAGTGGAACCCAGACTAAAGTGGAGATGAAGTCAGACACAGGGGAGAAGGACAACATAAACTTGCACCTTACTGAGATAGGAAATGTTACACATGACAGACACCACTGATTCTGTGCTTCGTGTTGGGTTTAATTGTGATATGTCTGACTGAATTTACATTAGAAACATTTGTGGCACCTTTTTTACTGACCAACTGGTTGAGGGTGGACATGTGTTACCCTGAATATGGCATTATGTAACTAATATTTCCTTCTGATCCCTTCCTTGATCTGCTCAAAGTATTTTACAGCCAGTATTACTCTTTAAGCACTCGGCACAATAGAttggtaaaatataaatatgaaatagtGCCAGCTGTGAATGGGTATTTGTAACCAAGGAGATTGCTTAGCCCAATAAAATTTGACCTTGTCATTGATTGAAATTGTTAGAAAAGTACTGTAGCTGATTTGAGTCAAGTAATTCAATATCAGTCATATTAAATTatgattttccatttgtttttatctcgttaattaatgttattttctttaaagaaagacagatgaCCCATTTTGAACAccaaaatgtgatatttttgtgCTGCTTTGCTGATGCATAATTTatgtaaatgctttttaaaattccatACACTACTTTTTTTATCACAATTTTCTAAGTATGggtcttatttatttttttgaattgtGCACGTATTTTACATCACCTGCAGTCACATAAATTACTTTATATCCGCAGTGATATTCTTGTTTAAGTAAGAACAAATATGCTgtgaaaaattgtgttttttttttctggtttacCTTTTGAATGATATTGAGTGTGAAATGCTCTGATGTAGAGCACACTTGAAACCCCTGTGCTTCTGTTTGAAAACACTGTAGCTTCTGACATATTGTCCAAAACTTCAATGACTCTCTTGTCAAGTCATTTTATATAACCTGAAAGTAAACGCTGAGTGGGTGGGACTGAATTTGACAGTCTGGACTGAAGCCAAGCTCTAAGAACCACTTAAACAGTTGCAGGAAAATGcaccaacattttaaatttaagtatGTATAAAAAGTGTTTATTCTGAAACTcgaagaaaaataataaaatgataatgcAATATGTTTCTAATTATGATTTGTCTTCacgtaaaataaatacaatctgTGTAGTTTATGGTCACTTTCAAAAGCCAGCTGGCAGGTTTGCAGTGTGAATTACATCTGTTAAGTTGTTTCCATTAGACACAAGCTGTTGACATGATCTTCTGTCACTGTAGCCAGGAGAGAGTTGTTTCAGTCTACAGTCCCTGAAGAAACCTGCAATCAAACACGTAGATCGTACACATAAGTACTGTAATCTGTATTATTTGAACATTCATACTTGATGAAtttgtaaaatcaaaaacagtttgttttaaaatgatttcatatgTAGATGTTTTAATTTAGCAATATTTTTAGGACCTTAATGTTAACTTTATTTTCCAAACACTGAGTAAAACATAAGAGCCATTTACCTCAGCCTGCACTTGTTGAGAAAAACGCCTCTCCTCTCTGGATAGTCTCTCCTCCAGGGACCATTATCTATGACAGCAGACACAAGATATAATATATCacataaaatatactgtatgtatgatgATCAACGGAGAAGAATCAAAATCTGAATCTAGATGCTGACAAAAAATAACATTGCTATCGTGGATATTTGGCTGACAGCACTCACCAGGCTCTGAGTTTCTTCTTCCCATGAGACCTACAAAAATGTCATGCATTTCCCCTAATAGGAGGAATGACAACGTTAAAGAATTTCAAAGTAGGCACGTACTTCTTCATATCATTAGTAGATGAGGGTCTTACTTTTTTCTGGTGACTGCACAGCTTTtggttctgaaaaaaaaaaaaaaaaaactcacaacaGAAGGTGGCAAAAAGAAATCCCGATTAACGGTAACAGTTGAACAAACGAATCTTAGAAAGAACCATAATTTGAAGCTAAAAAttctatttagatttttttccatttaattacTATTACATAAAAACGTATGTTACTTTTGCCTTAAGCATATGATTGTTACCAATACTCGAAAGTGCTAAAGACTTACCAGCATTTCTTCTGCCCATCAGACCAACGAAGCTGTCATAATCCAAATCGCTATACCTCTTGAGAAGGTTCAGTTTAGGATTGTCCAAACCTATGGTCTGCTGCAAACATGACAGCAAAAGTCAGTTATTGTTAAAACGTGACATTCGTCTCGATCATTACGCGCTATGAAACCTACGTCTGAAGTAGATATTCTCGATCCGGGCTCCTCGCACCTGGACTGGCTGTATCGAGGTTTCATGATGAGGACCAGAGTCACCAGCAGCAGACATCTCCTCATTTTCTCAGCACCACCTGTGCAAGAGTATCTACAGTTATCTTATTTTAATACGTTGTGTCCTTGCAGATTAACATTGCTGAAATTCTAGGCACACCGTTGTACCTGTTGCGCATTCCTCAATGCGTAATTGATGCGTAAAAGCGCAGGACTTCCGATTGACAAAGATATGACACATGGAATTTTTTCATAATAGTAAGCAAATCAATATTTCAATAATCTTACACACTGTATATCcagcaaaatgaataaacaaattgtttaaaataaaaacgtgAAGACAGTCATTTTACTCAAGCTTCTTGTGTTGGGCAAAAGTCAAAGTAAAGCGCATTTCTTcacaaaaggagaaaattgTTGAACACAGTAAATGTAGTTACACTTTCAGCAGGGCATTCGTATATTACCTGTTTTTCTGTCGAGCAGATAAGTTGGTTGAAGAGTCGGCAGCGTGTGTCCTGTAGTGCAGAGTAGAGTGGGAACTGATAGATCCTGCAGTGAGATCCGGTAAGGATAAATGAAACGTTCAGGCTTTGGGGTAATAAATAATAGCTGGATACCTGCGTAACGCCAATCAGCAACCGCAGCGTAGGTGGGGTATCAGTTCTTATATCACGTTGTGCTGGAGGCTACGTAGTCATCTCATTGATGGTTATGATGCTGTGAATGCACGTACACGCCACCAAAAATGTCTGGGCAACGTCACGAGGACTTATTCAGCCCATCCCTGAACATATTTGGGAATTTTCCGAATGATTGGGGCCTAAATTGCATTTAGCTTTTactaagaaaaagaaaatatttttttaatttgtagtttTACCCTACTATTTACCCTAAATGCTGAATTTATATGTTCAAAGTACAACAGTCTTATTTATTCATCTCATTATCATTAGACCGCATGCTCCTCTAGGTGCCTTTCCCCTCCATTGACCAGTCTATATCAAATCACTGTCAACATGCTAATCTCTTTAGGAAGtaattacatacatacatagcaGCTGCCTCTGCATGTCATTATAGAAGATGGTGATATATGTGACTAGACATGGAATAACAAGTTGGTTTTACACAATGTGTGAATTTATATTAGACAAAAAttagattatatttttttaaatgacagtgggatcactttttccattttactttAGAATTTAATTCAAAATCATATCATTTCAGTTTGAAGATCACAATCAAGCAGTGAATATAGATTTTATCACTCCTACCACTCGCGGAGATAAACCAAGTTGTCATGACTAATATTCTGGTTTGTTATTTGGACAAAGTTTAGTTTTCATGGAACTAAAGatactgttttcatttcatataaAATCACCATAGTATTTATGTTTCTCTATTGTGTAATCTTGTTGTATGCGTATCACGAAAAAGGTTCTCCCCAACAtcaacaaaagctgaaaaataaaactcattttTAATGCTCATACCAAACCTATAATTTGTCTTGCAATTAAACAAGTAATTATGCtttttgttgatgtttgtgAACATGTTCAGAATGCAAAGAAGCATGAAACATTCTAACAAAGCAAAGTTTGAGATCATATCAAGCAGTGGGAAGTACTGCATGTTTCTATTGCTGTGGACTCTAGAGATTGAAACTTAATAGAGGGTGGTATGATGCTGACAACTGAGCACCAGGCAAATATCAAAATAGTACATGTGACAAAAGGTTAATACCCCCATGTTTTAGTAATGACTTCCAGTTTCCATATATGTTCTATTCCTGTATCTAGTAGTGTGGGAGTTAGGTGAAGGGATTGCAGCAGTGCAGGGGTCCGGGCTGGGGGATCTGACAGAAGTGGGGAAGTCAttaattgcatttttacattattgatGAGTGTTTTTTTACCTCCCTTGGTAATCAAAGCGACCATGTTTTTTGGGCTAACAGAGTACACAGGGAACGAGTGCCAGGAGCTGTTTATCCACAATGTGACCGACAGGAGATGCTTCTCATCCAGCTGAAAGCCACACAGATATTGGGTTGGAGGTGCTGTAGGGGGAGATGAATGTTCTTTGATACATCATTGGTGGTCATTTCCTTCGATGCACCTCTGCTGTGTTGCATTTGATTGTCATACcgtattatttcaaaatgaaaacatgcgCTCTCAGTACTGTATGTATGGACAGTATCTCTCCTTGTGATGGCAGAATGCCCAAGGCAGGCCTAAGAACAGCATGTTCTTAGGCTTGAGTAGGGGGCACTATGACAAAAGACTAAgaagagtttattttttattggttAAATTTGTGTCACATTGAAGTCTGATACTAATCAGGGTGATCAGACAGTGGGTCACTCCTCATTTGTGAATGATTCAGTCTTGCAGATCATCATTAAATATCTGGATTGTTCTTTCTCCTATTCAGATGAACACTTACCCACATGTGTAAATtggcatttatgtgcatgtccAAATGTCAGCATCTTTGTTCAAATAAATTGTCCTCAAATTCTGTTCTGATTCTGTTTTCCCTGTACTGCCTTTTTAATTTAGCAGTGTTGAAAAGTGATAACCTTGCTGTGAAATATATCTAAAAAGTGGACACATCATGCTGTGTTTTTCACATAATTTATTGCACTCTCGAACAAGACACAAACTGTAGAAGGCCAAAAAAAGTTAACTGAGCAAACCTAAAGTCTGACGCATCACTTTGTTGGGAGGTCTATATAGGGATATTCATTTTTCCACAATTGTGGTTCTAGTGGAGGAGAGGAGCAGATAGAGCCTAGAGGACTGTCACACAGTTATTCCTCTCCTGTCTCTCTAATGGAGCTGCCAATCATCCATTTGTGCAGGCTTTCATGGCCTGAGAGGGAGAAGATAAAGTAAGTTCCACCCTGGAGTTGAGAGGGGACAGTGACGCCACAGCCCTTATATTTGGGAGATGTTATGAAAGAATGAGCGACCAGAGGGGGTCAGAAAAGGAGAGTTTGTGAGGGTGAGAAAGAAAGTGAGTACACAAAGATTTATGAGAAATTGCAGGTTGCACATTTTAACTCTATTTGTGTACAGGCTTGGGTTAAATGTACAGCTTGGAATCTCTGGACAATAAGTCCT harbors:
- the tac3a gene encoding tachykinin-3a isoform X1; this translates as MRRCLLLVTLVLIMKPRYSQSRCEEPGSRISTSDQTIGLDNPKLNLLKRYSDLDYDSFVGLMGRRNAEPKAVQSPEKREMHDIFVGLMGRRNSEPDNGPWRRDYPERRGVFLNKCRLRFLQGL
- the tac3a gene encoding tachykinin-3a isoform X2, translating into MRRCLLLVTLVLIMKPRYSQSRCEEPGSRISTSDTIGLDNPKLNLLKRYSDLDYDSFVGLMGRRNAEPKAVQSPEKREMHDIFVGLMGRRNSEPDNGPWRRDYPERRGVFLNKCRLRFLQGL